GCCCTCCACGCGCGGCGCGGCCTGACCGTTCTCCCCAGACGACCGGGGCTCCGGCGGCGCGGCGGCGGCCGGCTTCGCCGGGGCGTCCGTCCGCGCGTCCAGGAAGCGCAGCAGTTCCACCGGGAACGGCAGCACCAGCGTCGAGTTCTTCTCCGCCGAAACCTGCACCACCGTCTCCAGCAAGCGCAGTTGCAGCGCGGCCGGGGTGTCCGCCATCGCGGCGGCTGCCTCGGCCAGCTTCGCCGACGCCTGCAGCTCGCCGTCCGCGGAGATCACCCGGGCGCGGCGTTCCCGTTCGGCCTCGGCCTGGCGCGACATCGAGCGCTTCATCGACTCCGGCAGCGCGACGTCCTTGATCTCCACCCGGTCGATGTGGATGCCCCAGTCCAGCGCCGGGCTGTCGATCATCAGCTCCAGGCCCTGGTTGAGCCGCTCGCGGTTGGACAGCAGATCGTCCAGGTCGCTCTTGCCGATGATGGAGCGCAGCGAAGTCTGCGCCACCTGGCCGATCGCCGACCGGTAGTCCTGCACGTGCACCGCGGCCCGGATCGGGTCGATCACCTTGAAGTACACGACCGCGTCCACCCGCACCGTCACATTGTCCCGGGTGATGCCGTCCTGCCCGGGCACTGGCAGCGTGACGACCTGCATGTTCACCTTCTGCAGGCGGTCCGCGACCGGCAGCA
This sequence is a window from Amycolatopsis benzoatilytica AK 16/65. Protein-coding genes within it:
- a CDS encoding SPFH domain-containing protein: MIVEIVSAVVVAGGLWLASALRVVKQYERGLVFRFGRVQSQVREPGLAVLLPVADRLQKVNMQVVTLPVPGQDGITRDNVTVRVDAVVYFKVIDPIRAAVHVQDYRSAIGQVAQTSLRSIIGKSDLDDLLSNRERLNQGLELMIDSPALDWGIHIDRVEIKDVALPESMKRSMSRQAEAERERRARVISADGELQASAKLAEAAAAMADTPAALQLRLLETVVQVSAEKNSTLVLPFPVELLRFLDARTDAPAKPAAAAPPEPRSSGENGQAAPRVEGDRPDQVSR